One window from the genome of Saccharicrinis carchari encodes:
- a CDS encoding efflux RND transporter permease subunit yields MSIYGSAVKKPITTIMVFVAILVFGAYSLVKLPVDIYPDIEFPAITVLTTYSGANAADIETNISKPIEDALNTIDNVKTITSVSRDNISVVSLEFEYETDLAEAANDIRDAMGLLEDNLPEEADKSTIFKFSSSMIPIQMYSITADENYEGLAKILDKRVINPLNRIEGIGSVMLMGTPTRQIRIEVNPRRLEAYDMTIEQIGNILRAENLNMPTGNIKMGQLNYPLRVEGEFENSEHVKNVVLGNFNGQAIYLKDVATVIDGPKEMTLDERINGKRGVRMMVMKQSGANTVKIAREVNQKMEELRKTLPSDLHIETIFDTSEFIQGSISNLTNTLMYALIFVTLVVLLFLGRWRATFIIVLTIPISLVVSFIYLYVTGSSINIISLSALSIAIGMVVDDAIVVLENISKHIDRGASPREAAIYATNEVWLAVIVTTLTVVAVFFPMTLISGMTGVLFRELGWIVTITVVTSTLAAITLTPMLSAQLLRLKKKETKPKRFSFDAVMLPLFKRLDNWYGNVLGWSLQHKSLVTGVALVLFVGTLFLGAKLGTEFMPETDEGRLTMSVELQSGTRVEKTVELARKIDAIIQSYPEVKIVSTSAGSDEESSMMAMFQSTGSNLINYTISLKDVEERERSVWDIAEQIRNDIAGFPEITDFNLTTGGGSAMGGNTVDLEIYGYDIQKSTLLANEFAKKIESIKGARDIKISREKEKPELRVELDREKMASVGLSTAMVSTAMHNRVAGLVASKFREEGDEYDILIRFAEEFRNSITDIENIALKTANGQTVHLADIGDVKEYWAPPNIERKRRERIVTVSVTPYKISLGEMASRIQQIISETDVPSEMLIEVGGAYEDQQEGFMDLGMLLILSLLLVYIVMASQFESLKMPFIIMFSIPFAFTGVILALYITGTTLSLIAALGAIMLVGIVVKNAIVLVDYINLMRDRGYPLDEAIVMSGKSRLRPVLMTALTTILGMLPLALSSGKGSEIWSPMGISVIGGLLFSTVITMIIVPVIYRVFTRRHERNKNKSIESELNFIDN; encoded by the coding sequence ATGAGCATATATGGAAGTGCGGTAAAAAAACCGATAACCACCATAATGGTATTTGTTGCCATCCTGGTATTTGGTGCTTATTCACTGGTAAAATTACCGGTGGATATTTATCCTGATATTGAGTTCCCGGCAATAACGGTTCTCACCACTTATTCGGGAGCCAATGCCGCCGACATCGAAACCAACATATCAAAACCCATTGAGGACGCGTTGAACACCATCGACAACGTAAAAACCATTACGTCCGTTTCGCGCGATAATATCTCGGTGGTTTCGCTTGAGTTTGAGTACGAAACCGATTTGGCCGAGGCAGCCAACGACATCCGCGATGCCATGGGCTTATTAGAAGATAACTTGCCCGAAGAAGCGGATAAATCAACGATCTTCAAGTTTAGCTCCAGCATGATTCCCATTCAAATGTATTCCATCACCGCAGATGAAAATTATGAGGGACTTGCCAAAATTTTAGACAAAAGAGTAATCAACCCCCTCAACAGGATTGAAGGTATTGGCTCAGTTATGCTGATGGGCACACCCACGCGCCAAATACGCATTGAGGTAAACCCCCGCAGACTCGAGGCCTATGATATGACCATTGAGCAGATTGGCAATATCCTACGGGCCGAAAATTTAAATATGCCTACCGGAAATATTAAAATGGGTCAGTTAAATTATCCCTTGCGTGTAGAGGGTGAATTTGAGAACAGCGAACACGTTAAAAATGTGGTGCTGGGCAATTTTAATGGACAAGCCATTTACCTTAAAGATGTGGCCACCGTAATTGATGGCCCAAAAGAGATGACCCTGGACGAACGTATCAACGGCAAACGCGGGGTGCGCATGATGGTGATGAAACAATCGGGTGCCAATACAGTAAAAATTGCACGCGAGGTAAACCAAAAAATGGAAGAGCTGCGAAAAACCCTGCCTTCGGACCTGCATATCGAAACTATTTTTGATACCAGCGAATTTATTCAAGGATCTATCAGTAACCTTACCAACACCCTGATGTATGCCCTCATTTTTGTTACGCTGGTGGTATTACTGTTTTTAGGACGTTGGCGCGCCACCTTTATTATTGTGCTCACCATCCCTATATCACTGGTGGTATCCTTTATTTATTTATATGTCACCGGCAGCTCCATCAATATTATATCCCTCTCGGCACTATCCATAGCCATTGGTATGGTGGTGGACGATGCCATTGTGGTGCTCGAAAACATATCCAAGCATATCGATCGTGGTGCCAGTCCGCGCGAAGCGGCCATTTATGCTACCAACGAGGTTTGGTTGGCGGTAATTGTAACTACATTGACCGTTGTGGCTGTGTTTTTCCCTATGACTTTGATTAGCGGGATGACCGGTGTGCTGTTTCGCGAATTGGGCTGGATAGTTACCATAACCGTGGTTACCTCCACCCTGGCAGCCATTACCCTTACCCCCATGTTGAGCGCCCAGTTGCTCAGGCTGAAGAAAAAAGAAACTAAACCTAAACGCTTCAGTTTTGATGCGGTGATGCTTCCTCTTTTTAAGCGTTTGGATAACTGGTATGGGAATGTGCTGGGATGGAGCCTTCAACACAAATCATTGGTTACCGGGGTGGCTCTGGTACTATTTGTAGGTACTTTGTTCCTGGGCGCTAAGCTGGGCACCGAATTTATGCCCGAAACAGATGAAGGACGATTGACGATGTCCGTTGAGCTGCAATCCGGAACACGGGTAGAAAAAACCGTTGAGCTGGCCCGTAAGATAGATGCCATAATACAGTCGTACCCGGAAGTAAAGATAGTATCTACCTCTGCCGGTAGCGACGAGGAAAGTAGTATGATGGCCATGTTCCAATCTACCGGATCCAACCTGATCAACTACACCATAAGTTTAAAGGACGTGGAAGAAAGGGAAAGATCGGTATGGGATATTGCCGAGCAGATACGCAACGACATAGCAGGATTTCCGGAAATTACCGACTTTAATTTAACCACCGGAGGCGGAAGCGCCATGGGCGGAAACACCGTTGATTTGGAGATTTATGGTTACGACATTCAAAAATCGACCTTGTTGGCCAACGAATTTGCCAAAAAGATAGAAAGTATCAAAGGTGCCCGCGACATAAAAATAAGCCGCGAAAAGGAAAAACCGGAGCTGCGCGTTGAACTGGATCGCGAAAAAATGGCCTCGGTAGGTTTAAGCACGGCTATGGTTTCAACAGCCATGCACAACCGGGTGGCCGGACTTGTAGCCTCAAAATTCAGGGAAGAAGGCGACGAGTATGACATTCTGATTCGTTTTGCAGAGGAATTCAGAAACAGCATTACAGATATCGAAAACATTGCCCTTAAAACCGCTAACGGCCAAACCGTTCACCTGGCCGATATTGGAGATGTAAAAGAATATTGGGCTCCACCAAATATTGAACGCAAAAGACGCGAACGTATCGTAACCGTTTCGGTAACCCCTTATAAAATATCGCTGGGCGAAATGGCCAGCCGTATTCAACAGATAATAAGCGAAACAGACGTACCAAGCGAAATGCTGATTGAAGTAGGTGGAGCCTACGAAGATCAGCAGGAAGGCTTTATGGATTTAGGCATGCTGTTAATACTCAGCTTATTATTGGTGTACATTGTGATGGCCTCTCAATTTGAATCACTCAAAATGCCATTTATCATCATGTTCTCCATCCCCTTTGCGTTTACCGGGGTTATATTGGCGCTATACATTACCGGCACCACCCTAAGTTTAATTGCGGCTCTAGGTGCCATAATGTTGGTAGGTATCGTGGTTAAAAATGCTATTGTGCTGGTGGACTACATCAACCTGATGCGCGACCGTGGCTACCCACTCGATGAGGCAATTGTTATGTCGGGTAAATCCAGATTGCGACCTGTATTGATGACTGCCCTTACAACTATTTTGGGTATGCTTCCTTTGGCTCTCAGTTCAGGAAAAGGTTCCGAGATTTGGAGCCCCATGGGTATTTCGGTTATTGGAGGTTTACTATTCTCCACCGTAATCACCATGATTATCGTTCCGGTTATTTATCGTGTTTTTACCCGTCGACATGAACGCAATAAAAACAAAAGCATTGAATCTGAACTTAATTTTATAGATAATTAA
- a CDS encoding PG0541 family transporter-associated protein codes for MKSILIIYNQAHTEKVEFMLDHLGIKGFTKWNDVAGRGSRGGEPHMGTHTWPEMNSAMLTIVEDDKVDIVLETVQKLDAINEEVGVRAFVWDIVQSV; via the coding sequence ATGAAATCAATACTAATTATATACAACCAGGCACACACCGAAAAGGTGGAATTTATGCTTGATCATCTTGGCATAAAAGGATTTACAAAATGGAATGATGTAGCAGGGCGAGGCTCTCGAGGCGGTGAACCTCACATGGGTACGCACACCTGGCCCGAAATGAATTCGGCCATGCTCACCATTGTAGAAGACGATAAAGTGGATATCGTGTTGGAAACCGTTCAAAAACTGGATGCCATCAACGAAGAAGTTGGCGTGCGGGCTTTTGTTTGGGATATTGTACAAAGCGTTTAA